A single region of the Hylaeus volcanicus isolate JK05 chromosome 5, UHH_iyHylVolc1.0_haploid, whole genome shotgun sequence genome encodes:
- the LOC128877620 gene encoding hormone-sensitive lipase translates to MSFNDDFDKPFENCEPLQWGALRELCNANAEYFMSHQDENAVRIRAALLAILDHLKRLLPLYKEINRIASMFDFNAETPGNGYRSFLVLVDKCIIHSRAICHQIYCQKDSIFFRKSSHAREIEACLQLIASLCTCLEHLKTLYSWSEETNDGKPSLFINHEHNLHEILHEIDSINQYCFYGRCLGFQFHDNLKPILKTILVCMVTFSEAFYANGTLLARCTNSVKYMLDPETRARRFVDVSRRADISFCQAFWFLNETDIVRKLPSITSPSLVINQIISIPPEELMLPALDGTTVSIPIPNSHIGKKPIHVRLLSSKRRLGMVGSGGVGGELLGLSNELIIHCHGGGFVAQTSLSHETYLISWATSLGIPILSIDYSLAPEAPFPRALEEVLYAYAWALNHASTLLGSTIQKIFLVGDSAGANLNLGVTLKCIQMNIRKPDGIFMAYSPVLVDFVLSPSRLLCLTDPLLPMGFLIRCLKAYAASSDNKKSLREKETDVAECMKSDTESFAEVSESDLIALALSPNGDETNDGHKLASLPSDTTLNSVSLTEADGTEHPVEQGKSQEYINRFLELYRNSGTNAAAYIGSDTVSVVDNNISGNGKSWSLFGWSLRGRHKQSRELDIETVKSPLEEFTFTVPKDPFISPYLAPDNLLSQLPPVKILTLELDPCLDDSVMFARKLQLLGVLVTLDILPGLPHGFLNLSPMSKEASEGSDICVKKIKELLAL, encoded by the exons ATGTCTTTCAATGATGACTTTGATAAACCGTTTGAGAACTGTGAACCCCTTCAATGGGGAGCATTACGGGAATTATGCAATGCTAACGCAGAATACTTTATGTCTCATCAAGACGAAAATGCTGTTAGAATTAGAGCTGCGCTATTGGCGATATTGGATCACTTAAAGCGATTACTACCgctatataaagaaattaataggaTCGCGTCGATGTTTGACTTTAATGCAGAAACTCCTGGTAATGGATATAGAAGTTTTCTAGTCTTGGTAGATAAATGTATCATACACTCGCGTGCAATCTGTCATCAAATATATTGTCAAAAGGACTCTATATTTTTTCGCAAAAGCTCTCATGCAag GGAAATAGAAGCTTGTTTGCAATTGATAGCATCCTTGTGCACTTGCTTGGAGCACTTGAAAACCCTGTATTCGTGGAGCGAGGAAACAAACGATGGAAAACCGTctctttttataaatcatgAACATAATCTCCATGAAATTTTACATGAAATAGATAGTATTAATCAGTATTGTTTTTATGGAAGATGTTTAGGATTTcag tttcaCGACAACTTAAAAcctattttaaaaactattttgGTTTGTATGGTTACATTTAGCGAAGCATTTTACGCTAATGGAACATTGTTGGCACGATGTACTAATTCCGTCAAATACATGTTAGACCCTGAGACAAGGGCACGCCGTTTCGTAGACGTGTCACGACGTGCCGATATATCTTTCTGTCAAGCCTTTTGGTTTCTTAACGAGACTG ATATTGTACGCAAATTACCATCTATAACATCACCATCGTTggtaataaatcaaataatttctattccgCCCGAAGAATTGATGCTTCCCGCGTTAGATGGGACAACAGTGTCAATTCCAATACCCAATAGTCATATTGGGAAGAAGCCTATACATGTTAGATTACTAAGCTCCAAACGCCGTCTGGGAATG GTTGGTTCAGGTGGAGTAGGAGGAGAGCTGCTCGGATTGTCAAATGAACTGATAATTCATTGTCACGGTGGAGGTTTCGTAGCGCAAACTTCGCTATCTCATGAAACATACTTAATCTCCTGGGCTACAAGCCTTGGTATACCCATTTTAAGCATCGATTACAGTTTAGCTCCTGAAGCTCCATTCCCCCGTGCATTGGAAGAAGTGTTGTACGCATATGCATGGGCTTTAAATCATGCGAGTACTTTACTTGGGAGTACAATACAAAAGATATTTCTTGTGG GTGATTCTGCTGGGGCTAACTTAAATTTGGGAGTTACTTTGAAGTGCATACAAATGAATATCAGAAAACCAGATGGAATATTTATGGCGTACTCACCAGTACTTGTCGATTTTGTATTGTCACCGTCACGATTACTTTGTCTCACAGATCCATTACTACCCATGGGATTCCTTATACGTTGCTTAAAAGCATATGCAGCTTCTTCGGATAACAAAAAATCTTTGAG AGAGAAAGAAACTGATGTCGCTGAATGTATGAAATCAGATACAGAATCTTTTGCGGAAGTAAGCGAGAGCGACTTAATAGCATTAGCTCTCAGTCCTAATGGGGATGAAACAAACGATGGACATAAATTGGCGTCGTTGCCATCCGATACTACGTTGAATTCTGTTAGTCTAACAGAAGCCGATG GAACGGAACATCCTGTGGAACAAGGAAAATCTCAAGAGTATATCAACagatttttagaattatatcGAAATTCTGGTACAAATGCTGCGGCGTATATTGGAAGCGATACTGTTAGCGTGGTGGACAATAATATTTCAGGGAATGGCAAATCTTGGTCACTCTTTGGTTGGTCTCTTAGAGGAAGACACAAACAGTCCAGAGAGCTCGACATAGAAACTGTGAAAAGTCCTTTGgaagaatttacatttacCGTGCCCAAGGATCCATTTATAAGTCCTTATCTCGCACCAGATAATCTCTTATCACAATTACCACCTGTTAAAATTCTG ACATTGGAGCTGGATCCGTGCCTCGATGATTCTGTCATGTTTGCAAGAAAACTTCAATTGCTTGGTGTACTAGTCACGCTTGATATATTACCCGGTTTACCGCACGGATTTCTTAACCTATCACCG aTGTCAAAAGAAGCTAGTGAAGGATCAGATATATGtgtcaagaaaataaaagagctACTAGCATTATAA